One Dehalococcoidales bacterium DNA window includes the following coding sequences:
- a CDS encoding CTP synthase, producing MSKYIFVTGGVVSSVGKGITVASIGTLLKSRQITVSIQKLDPYLNVDPGTMSPYQHGEVFVTQDGAETDLDLGNYERFVDTNLTADSNVTSGQIYSEVIAKERRGDFLGGTIQVIPHVTGAIKDQFRRLAEQSRADVVIIEVGGTVGDIEGQPFLEALRQMRNDVGRDNVLYVHVTLLPYLKSTQELKTKPTQHSVNELRRIGIQPDIIVCRSDLPISEGIRDKISLFCDVEREAVIPLPTVPTIYEVPLLLEEEGLGQLVISKLGLDARKAELSEWEEMVKRLKEPHEPVNIVLVGKYVELKDAYFSVREALHHAALYHDRDLNLSWVQSENLEEGDVQAALRSAQGIIVPGGFGIRGIEGMVKAAGYARTNNIPYLGLCLGLHVMVIEFARYALESDRPNSSEFDETTPYPVIDLMPEQQDMQDKGGTMRLGNYPCRLLDHSRAAAAYDESLIQERHRHRYEFNNDFRTQLEEKGMILSGLSPDNKLVEICELADHPWMLGCQFHPEFGSRPNRPHPLFRDFIGAAKGVLREGDQPLLPLS from the coding sequence TCAGCATGGTGAGGTCTTCGTTACCCAGGATGGCGCCGAGACCGACCTTGACCTCGGTAACTACGAACGTTTCGTTGACACTAACCTTACCGCGGACTCTAACGTCACCTCGGGCCAGATTTACAGTGAAGTAATCGCCAAGGAGAGGCGTGGTGACTTCCTTGGGGGCACAATACAGGTGATACCTCACGTTACCGGCGCTATCAAGGACCAGTTCCGGCGACTGGCGGAGCAGTCCCGGGCTGACGTAGTCATCATTGAAGTAGGCGGTACTGTAGGTGATATTGAGGGGCAGCCCTTCCTGGAGGCCTTGCGGCAGATGAGAAACGATGTCGGGCGTGACAATGTACTCTATGTCCACGTTACCCTGTTGCCATACCTGAAATCTACCCAGGAACTGAAGACGAAGCCTACCCAGCACAGCGTCAATGAACTGCGCCGCATCGGTATCCAGCCGGACATCATAGTATGCCGCAGTGACCTTCCCATATCCGAGGGAATCAGGGACAAGATATCACTGTTCTGTGACGTCGAGAGGGAAGCGGTAATACCCCTGCCAACCGTCCCTACTATCTACGAGGTACCGCTGCTCCTCGAGGAGGAAGGTCTGGGCCAACTGGTTATTAGCAAGCTCGGGCTTGACGCCAGGAAAGCCGAACTGAGCGAGTGGGAGGAGATGGTCAAGCGCCTCAAGGAACCGCATGAACCGGTCAACATAGTCTTGGTAGGGAAATATGTGGAGTTGAAGGACGCCTACTTCTCGGTGCGTGAGGCACTACATCATGCCGCCCTTTACCACGATAGAGACCTTAATCTCTCCTGGGTACAGTCGGAAAACCTGGAAGAAGGTGATGTCCAGGCGGCACTACGCTCGGCTCAGGGAATTATCGTCCCCGGTGGTTTTGGTATCAGAGGGATAGAAGGCATGGTCAAGGCGGCCGGCTATGCACGGACGAATAACATCCCGTACCTCGGGCTGTGCCTCGGTCTACACGTGATGGTCATTGAGTTCGCCCGCTATGCCCTGGAGTCGGACAGACCGAACTCAAGTGAGTTTGATGAAACTACGCCGTATCCGGTCATTGACCTGATGCCGGAACAACAGGATATGCAGGACAAGGGCGGTACCATGCGCCTGGGCAACTACCCGTGCCGCTTGCTTGACCACAGTCGCGCTGCCGCCGCTTACGACGAGAGCCTGATTCAGGAACGCCACCGGCATCGCTACGAGTTCAATAATGATTTCCGCACCCAACTGGAAGAGAAAGGTATGATTCTGAGCGGGCTATCGCCCGATAACAAACTTGTGGAGATATGCGAACTGGCTGACCACCCGTGGATGCTTGGCTGCCAGTTCCACCCGGAGTTCGGCTCTCGTCCGAACCGTCCTCACCCACTGTTCCGTGATTTCATCGGTGCTGCTAAAGGCGTACTCCGGGAAGGGGACCAGCCATTGCTGCCTCTTTCCTAG
- the fsa gene encoding fructose-6-phosphate aldolase has protein sequence MLIFLDTANIDEIREAASLGVISGVTTNPSLVSKEATADYETVVKTICSIVSGSVSAEVLVEDAESMVEEARVKASWAPNVTVKIPITADGLKATSTLSKENIKINMTLCFSVNQALLAARAGAAYVSPFVGRLDDIGHDGMELVADIVEMYGYYELPTKVIAASIRHPLHCVTAARAGADIATVPYKVLMQMIKHPLTDTGIARFLEDWRRVSQQ, from the coding sequence ATGCTTATCTTCCTGGACACAGCCAATATCGATGAAATAAGGGAAGCAGCCAGTCTGGGCGTAATCAGTGGTGTGACCACTAATCCCAGCCTGGTATCGAAGGAAGCCACCGCGGACTATGAAACGGTGGTGAAGACCATCTGCTCCATCGTCAGCGGGTCAGTTTCCGCCGAAGTGCTTGTCGAAGATGCGGAATCCATGGTCGAAGAGGCCCGGGTCAAAGCCTCCTGGGCACCAAACGTGACCGTCAAGATTCCCATCACTGCCGACGGGCTGAAGGCAACGTCCACGCTTAGCAAGGAGAACATCAAGATAAACATGACCCTGTGCTTCTCGGTGAACCAGGCACTGCTCGCAGCCCGTGCCGGGGCTGCTTATGTCAGCCCGTTCGTCGGTCGACTTGATGACATCGGGCACGACGGTATGGAGCTGGTAGCCGATATTGTTGAGATGTACGGGTACTACGAATTGCCCACCAAGGTTATTGCCGCCAGTATTCGTCACCCGCTGCACTGCGTGACGGCGGCCAGGGCAGGGGCAGACATCGCCACGGTGCCCTACAAGGTGCTGATGCAGATGATAAAGCACCCGCTTACCGATACAGGAATCGCCCGTTTCCTCGAAGACTGGCGACGCGTTTCACAGCAATGA